The Brassica oleracea var. oleracea cultivar TO1000 chromosome C6, BOL, whole genome shotgun sequence genome includes a region encoding these proteins:
- the LOC106296498 gene encoding methyltransferase-like protein 7A has product MAILNFTPSSMFPVTIDSARGTRVRGSVIKMQKSLNTTDPPASPGFSLCTCGRKHFLGEATTPFLPISPSYAAPSTAPNSTEVLNQLRPPKPDWYFELYGYFRSAGMERYEKEIAVYKRKLFANLVGKAETVLEIGIGAGPNIKYYNNIPNVSVLGVDPNPKMESHALKSAIEAGVKSENFKFIHAVAESMPLEDASVDAVVGSLVMCSVSDIPQTLKEIKRILKPGGLYLFVEHVAAEDGTFLRMVQNVLDPLQQVVADGCHLTRSTEDYLLEAGFKGGVDINKVSLSAFYHLSPHLYGVAYN; this is encoded by the exons ATGGCCATCCTGAATTTCACACCTTCCTCAATGTTCCCGGTGACCATAGATTCAGCTCGAGGAACAAGAGTTAGAGGTTCTGTCATCAAAATGCAGAAGAGCCTCAATACTACGGATCCTCCTGCCTCACCTGGTTTCAGCTTATGTACGTGCGGAAGAAAGCATTTCCTAGGAGAAGCTACGACGCCGTTTCTTCCAATCTCTCCTTCCTACGCTGCTCCATCCACAGCTCCAAACTCAACG GAAGTATTGAACCAATTGCGTCCTCCTAAGCCTGACTGGTATTTTGAGCTCTATGGTTATTTTAGGAGCGCAGGGATGGAAAGATATGAGAAAGAG ATTGCTGTTTACAAGAGGAAACTCTTTGCAAATTTGGTGGGAAAAGCAGAAACTGTTTTGGAAATTGGTATTGGAGCTGGTCCGAACATCAAGTACTACAACAATATTCCAAACGTCTCTGTTCTTGGTGTGGATCCAAACCCTAAGATGGAAAGTCACGCACTCAAATCCGCTATAGAAGCAGGAGTGAAATCCGAAAACTTCAAGTTCATTCACGCG GTCGCAGAATCTATGCCATTAGAAGATGCATCAGTTGATGCAGTTGTTGGAAGTCTTGTGATGTGTTCTGTCTCGGATATCCCTCAAACACTCAAAG AGATAAAACGGATCCTAAAACCAGGAGGGCTTTACCTCTTCGTGGAACATGTTGCAGCAGAAG ATGGAACATTTCTAAGGATGGTGCAGAATGTTTTGGATCCATTACAACAAGTTGTAGCCGACGGATGTCATCTAACGAGGAGCACAGAAGACTACCTTTTAGAAGCTGGGTTCAAAGGTGGTGTAGATATCAACAAGGTCTCTCTTTCTGCCTTTTACCACTTAAGCCCTCATCTTTATGGAGTTGCTTATAATTAA
- the LOC106300802 gene encoding methyltransferase-like protein 7A, with protein MAILHLSLISTITCSQRRRTTKASQDSVKTQKTLIATNSGSSFRLCPCGRRHFIGAVPLLPLSPSYAASSSTEDFKSLRPPKPDWYDELFAWSMDTSMESYEKEILSYKMKLFDNLVGKAEKVLEIGVGTGPNFKYYSAIPNVSVLGVDPNAKMESYARKSAAQAGLKPEDFSFIRAVAEAIPLENASVDAVVGTLVLCSVADVTRTLNEVKRVLRPGGVYLFIEHVAGEDGSFLRLVQNVLDPLQQVVADGCHLTRCTGDYILEARFNGGADINKASLSSLAYLSSHVYGVAYN; from the exons ATGGCGATTCTTCACTTGTCACTGATCTCCACTATTACATGTTCACAACGAAGAAGAACGACTAAGGCTTCACAAGATTCCGTCAAAACACAGAAGACTCTTATTGCGACAAACTCCGGCTCCTCCTTCAGATTATGTCCCTGCGGAAGAAGGCATTTCATAGGAGCTGTGCCGCTTCTTCCCCTGTCTCCCTCCTACGCTGCTTCTAGCTCAACG GAAGATTTTAAAAGTTTGCGTCCTCCAAAGCCAGACTGGTATGATGAGCTCTTTGCTTGGTCTATGGATACTAGTATGGAATCATACGAGAAAGAG ATTTTGAGTTACAAGATGAAACTCTTTGATAATTTGGTGGGAAAAGCAGAAAAGGTTTTGGAGATTGGCGTTGGAACAGGTCCTAACTTCAAATACTACTCAGCTATTCCAAACGTTTCTGTTCTTGGTGTTGATCCCAACGCTAAAATGGAGAGTTATGCGCGTAAATCCGCAGCACAAGCAGGGCTGAAACCAGAAGATTTCAGCTTCATTCGTGCG GTCGCAGAAGCTATACCATTAGAAAATGCATCGGTTGATGCAGTTGTGGGGACTCTCGTGCTTTGTTCTGTGGCAGATGTCACTAGAACGCTCAATG AGGTAAAACGGGTACTAAGACCGGGTGGGGTTTACCTTTTCATAGAACATGTTGCAGGAGAAG ATGGATCATTTTTGAGGTTAGTGCAGAATGTGTTGGACCCATTGCAACAAGTTGTTGCTGATGGATGTCACTTGACGAGGTGCACTGGAGATTATATTTTAGAAGCTCGGTTTAATGGCGGTGCAGATATCAATAAGGCCTCTCTTTCTAGCTTGGCTTACTTAAGCTCTCATGTCTATGGGGTCGCTTACAATTAG